The Verrucomicrobiales bacterium genome segment GGGAAAGAACTTGAGCATTCCCAGCGCCCAGCCAGAAGCATAGCAGTGGTCCTGTTCTACCCATCGTTCCACCGAGGCAATTTCGAAGCCGCGGCTGACGAAGTGCTGTCGATGCGCTTCCGCGGCGGTCCGTTGCTCGAAAGAGGGAACATAGAAGGCGACGGCTGAAGATTCTGGATGCACGGTTGCTCGCACCAGTTCCAGCCATTCCAAGGCCTGCTCGGGTGGATACGAATCCTGCCCAACCAACTGGATTCCGTATTCCCTGGCGTTCCAATCAGGCGGATATAGGACTGCCCCCAGCACCACCTGCTGACCTTCCCGAAACAACGAGATCCTATCGAAAGCGGCACGATCGAGGCCGCGAAAGGCGTCGACTCGGCGAGTCAGGAAGTCGTAGTGGAAGGGAAAGAGCCTGCTGTGTTGGTAGAGCACTCGAGTCGGATCGTTCAGTAAGATCGCGAATTTGACCCAGCGCATCCTTCCGCCTTCGGTCTCCGCGGAGAGAAAGGCGTCGTCGGGAAAGTGGAGCTGATTCTTCCAGTCGTGGCCGGGAGGGCGAGGGGACCGAGTGATGCGATAGAACCGATGAGGCAAGTGGGCTGAGTTGAGGTCCGGGTAGCGATCGAGCCCGTCATGAGTGAGGGCGACTGAGGTCCAGGCCGATGGAGTTAAGCGCGAGGCAGCTTCCAGGGAGATGAGTGTGTCGGGTTGATAGGGAGTTTGGAATCGGACCCAGCCATGCTCGAAGTCCCAGGACGCCGTCAGGTCGCGTGGAGATTGCGCGTGGCTGGGGAAGACGACGTATAAAAGCAGCAGCAGCAGCAGAACGAGGGTTGATCCTGGGATGTTCCAGCCAATGGGTTGGCTCAGTCGTCGCCCGGTCAGCCCTGCGGCGGTTTGCCCGTCAGTCCTGGTCCTATCAGCGGCCCCATTGAGTTGCACGGAGGAGGTCATGAGTTTGATTACTTGGGGATGCCTTTAGCAACTGTCATGCCGCTCGACGAATCTGGGCAACTTCTGATGTCAGATCTCATTTCGGACTTTTGATCAGGGATGTCCGATCGGCCGAGTTGCAAAGTAACAGCTTCGAGCCTAATGCAGAATGAAATCTAGAACGAGAATTGTCTTGGGGAGCTATTCCCAAACCTTCGTGTCGTCTGGGTGTCCGTCCCCACTTGTGCCTAGAGTCCGCCAGCACGCCGTGCGGACACATTGCTTGAAAAAGCGTCGATCATTGTCCTATTGTACAGACATGTTTTCCCTCTCTTGTGCGAGGCTGCGCCTTTCTGTGCCGTGGCATCGAGTTTGGAGAAGAGTCGTTCGGACCGTGGCGCTAGGTCTGACGAGCTCCATCGCCCTGGCTGAGAAATCACCCCTTGCCCCTGGTTCTCCAGCCGGGCCATCCACACCTGTCCCGACCGCGGCGCTGCCCGGTTCGGGGACGAAGGGCACGGCGGAGAAGGATCCTTTGGCTTATCGGGTTCTTGAATTGCAAGGGGGCACGATCGCCAAGTTCGACAACTGGGTTTACACGCCGATCCAGAGCAGCGGTGGGATCGCGTTCTGCGACGGGTTTCCCCAGGGACGCCAGAACGACTTTGTTCTGCGCGCGGCGGTCGGGACGCCGAGTGCCGCGGACATGGCCAACTTCTTTACACAGGGACCTCTGCTTGCGCAGCAGGTGCTCGCCCAGTTTTTCGGCCCCGTATTTCGTCCGGCAGGCGAGCCGAAGAAGACCCGGTGTGGAGGTGACGAAGCGATGGTTGAGAGCTATGAGGGTTCAGTGAATGGCCGGAAGCTGCTGTGCCAGGTGATGTATGTGAAGCGGAAGGATGTGGCCATTGCTGTGCTGGGCATTGGAACTGATGCCGGGTTCAAGGAGTTCGGACGGTCGATTGAAATCGTCGCCCAGAGCATCACCTTCAAGGAATCTTCCCTCGAAGCCGGCCTCGTGGGCACTTGGACGGCGGAGAATTTTTCATCGGCCGGCGGCGGGGGGGCTGGAGCGAAGATCAACGTGGCTCAATCCCGTTCGATCACGTTTTATCCCAACGGGTCGTTTTCCGACACCGCCCAGAGCGGCTTTAGCGGATCGGATCTGACCGGGTTGGCACAGGGGGGTAACCGTGGAACTGTCGTCAAGCGCGGCACCACGCTGACTTTTCGTTACGACAATGGCAACAACTGGAGCGCCGGCTATGAATTATTCAGCAACGGCTTGAAGCTCGACGGACAAGTCTATGTTAAACAATGATCGCTGTCAGCTGAGACCGGTGAGCAGGAACACGGTGGTCAAATAGGCCCATAGCAGAACGAAAGCAATGTGGGCGGAGGTCTCGAAGAGTTTCCCCTTCCAGACTGCCATGGCGATTTCTGCGATCCCGATCAGTCGTGTTAGAAAAAGCGAATGGTCCTCTCCGAGGATCCGGGCGACGATCCACCGGTGTCGGGGAACCCCATCGAGCACCTTGCAGTACATGCCGTTTACAAGCCACACCCCGGCGAAGAAAACCCTGAAGATCCCTAGCTTCATGCTGGCGCAGATCTAAGCAGGCTTTCGCTGGAAAGGAAACGGATTCTGACCTCCCCCAGAGCGGCAGGTCACCCTTGCGGATGTTCCCCACTTCGCGGCTGGAGGCTTAACCTTCATGTATGATGACCAAGTGATCCTCCCCATCGCACTGGCCTGTGAGTAGGCGGGGAAAGGGGATGAGTCTCATGTAGTGAGTGCCGTAGGGTTGGGGGACCTGTCCGGTGATGAGAAGCGTTCTCATCGGCCTGAGGATTTATGGTGCGCATAGCAGGACTTGAACCTGCACGGGTTACCCCACTACCACCTCAAAGTAGCGCGTCTGCCAATTCCGCCATATGCGCCCGTTGGAGCGGTAAGGAAACCAAGTTGTGGGGCGAACTGCAAGCGGATTTTCCGGTCTTATGCGCGGTAGGCCCCATTCTTTCCCATTCATGAGTTGGATAGGGTGAGGCAAGCATGAACGGCCGGTGGCATCGCTGCGCGATGCTCCGCAACTTTGAACGAGTCCGGGGGTGCCAGCACCCCCGGCTATTCTCTTTGAACCCTGCGGGTTCGGACCCTGCCGCCTAGGTGAGAAACCCCAGTATAGCCCTGCTCGGTATACCAAGACCTGGGAATGGACTAACCAAGGATTTCATGGCTGGCACGGATCCGGGGCCAGGTTAGCAGGGGCTCCCGCATGAGCCGCAAAAACCAAAGGAGACGAAAGAAGCGGACGGATGCAGCGTGGATGAGGGCCTGGGCTCAGAACTTCTTTCGCCATCTTTCGTTTCTTGCGGCTAAAGGAGCGGTTGCTTGGTGAGCTTAGTGCCTACGGAGAGACCATCGGGGCCTGCTGCGCTCGGACGGGGGAATCGTCCAGAGACGGACGACGCTACCGTTGTAGTGTGGGCCGTCTCGGCCCATCGGCCGCTGGGCTCAGTGCGACTGCTGAAGCCGCTCGGCGGCTTGTCGGATCCGGGCCTTCAGTTCCGCCGGCTCCACGACCGTGGCATCGCCGCCCCAGGCGAGAATCCAACGCTCGACTTCATTCAAACTGGAGAGAGTAAGCCGCAGCTCCACGCCCCCGTGCGGCAGCTCTTTCAGGAATTGCGACGGATGCCACTTCTTTTCGCGGATGAAGTCGGCGACTTGGGCGGTGAATCGGACCACGACCAAGTATTCCCCGTCACCCGAGTGGACGCTAAAGCTGTTGCGCAGCCGGTTCTCCAGGGAGAACCGCGCCGGGCGCTCGAACTTCTTTCCGGTGGACTCGAGCGATTGGATTCGCGAAGGCACGAAGGTGCGGAGGTCCTTTCTGAGATGGTCGTAGGCGAAGAGATACCATTCCCCGTTGATATTGGCGAGATGGTAGGGATCGATCAGCCGTTCCTCCGGTGGTTTTCCCCCGGGCTTACGATAGTGGATCTTCAGCTGCTGATGATGCGTGGTGGCCTTCGCCAAGGTGTCGAAGACCTGCAGGTTGAGCAGCGGCTCGGCGCTGGTGCGGAAGGAAATGGTCTGCTCCCACTCGGCGAGGTTCAGTGAGATGGTGTCAGGAAGGCTGGCCGCCATCTTCTTGAAGGCGCTGACCAGCGGCCGTTCGAAGTGCGTTCCCCGATATTGCTGCAGCGCTTTTTCGGCCACCAGCAGCGCGAAAAGTTCACCCTCGGTGATCTGGAGGGTGGGGAAGGAAGCGACGTCCTCGGTGTAATGCCAGCCGTGGCGGATCTCGTCGTAGGCCAGCGGAAGCTGCAGGCGGTCCCGCATGAACTCCAGATCGCGATGGATCGACTTGATGCTGACCTCCAGCTGGTTCGCCAGGGTCGTGGCGGTGGGATAATCACCAGACTGGATCGCCTGGTGAATTTGCATCATCCGCTCCAGCGGAGGGCGGGAGCTGGGAAGCGCCAACGCCTTGGCCTTACGGGGCGCTTTGGCAGTTCGGCGCATGGGCTGCTCTGCTTCGGTCGGTAACCGGCGGACCGGTGGCCGACTAAGATCCGGACAGCTTGGCCAGGAGTTCGTCGTTGGTCTTGTGCTTCTTGAGCGCTGCCAACAGCGTTTCCATGGCTTCCACCGGATTCAGGTCGACCATCATGCGGCGGAGCTTGCGGACCGCTTCGATATTTTTCGGGGAGAACAGTTTTTCTTCCTTCCGGGTGCCGCTCTTGGGGATGTCGATGGCCGGGAACAGGCGACGGTC includes the following:
- a CDS encoding WYL domain-containing protein, which translates into the protein MRRTAKAPRKAKALALPSSRPPLERMMQIHQAIQSGDYPTATTLANQLEVSIKSIHRDLEFMRDRLQLPLAYDEIRHGWHYTEDVASFPTLQITEGELFALLVAEKALQQYRGTHFERPLVSAFKKMAASLPDTISLNLAEWEQTISFRTSAEPLLNLQVFDTLAKATTHHQQLKIHYRKPGGKPPEERLIDPYHLANINGEWYLFAYDHLRKDLRTFVPSRIQSLESTGKKFERPARFSLENRLRNSFSVHSGDGEYLVVVRFTAQVADFIREKKWHPSQFLKELPHGGVELRLTLSSLNEVERWILAWGGDATVVEPAELKARIRQAAERLQQSH